Within bacterium, the genomic segment AGCGAGGTGATGATCACCGGCAACGAGCTGGTCAACAAGGATTCGACCAACATCTTTCACTCGATCCAAGCCAAAAATGTCGAGACCAAGCGCGGCTTCGGCTTTGTTAAGAATGCGATCATCGACCAGCACTTTATGATGCGCAAACGTCACAACCGCCTCATCGGCGTGGTGCTCGAGCATCCCGAGCTGCCCGGGATCGGTATCGATGAGGAGGGTGCCATCCTGGTTTACCCCGATGGCCGTTTCCGCGTCTTCGGCCTGGATGCCGTGATCGTCTATGATGCCCGCAAGGCCAAAAACATCCGGGTCAGCGACCAGGGTTTGCTCGGGGGCCGGAATATCAAGGTCGACCTGCTCCTGCCGGGCGATGTGTACCGGATCCGGTAGGATGAGCCCATGGCAACGCAACCAAAATACACCTTCAATACCCTCTTTCTGATTTTCGCCATGGTTGTGGCGGTAGCAGCCCTGACCTGGATCGTCCCGGGCGGGGAGTACCAGCGCCACGAGGTGGGCGGCAAGACCCTGGTCATTGCCAACACCTTCACCCGGGTCGAGAGCCACCCGCAAGGGCTGATGGCGCTGCTCACCGCGCCGCTCAAGGGCTTCATCGAGGCCGCCAAGATCATCGGCTTTTGCTTCATCATCGGCGGCATCTTCACCATCATCCAGAATACCGGGGCGATCACCGCCGGCGTCAACTGGATGGCCTGGTATTTCAGCCACAAGCCGCATATGCAGAAATTCTTTATCCCCGCCACCATGACCCTCTTTTCAGTGGCGGGCACCACCTTCGGGATGTGCGAGGAGACGATGCTCTTTGTTCCGCTCTTCATGATGCTGGCGATCTCGCTGGGCTATGACTCCCTGGTGGGGACGGCGATTCCCTTTCTCGGCGCCGCGGCCGGATTCGCCGGGGCGGTCATCAATCCCTTCACCCTCGGCATCGCCCAGGAGATCGCGCAATTGTCGCCCCTTTCCGGTTGGGAATACCGCCTCTTCATCTGGTTCCTAAGCACCTTCTTCATGATCGCCTTTGTCATGCGCTATGCCCGGAAGGTCAAGGCCGATCCCGCCATCAGTCCGGTATATGAGATCGACCGTCAGCGCGGGCTGCACCCGGAGACGGCACCGCAGCACATCCGGATGGAGCGCCGGCATACCCTAGTCCTGCTGGCCTTCGCCCTGGCGCTGGCGATGCTGGTATTCGGGGTGATCCGCTTCGGTTGGGGCATCGTCGAGATGAGCGGGCTCTTTTTCGGTCTAGGCCTGGTCGCCGGCGTGCTCGGCCGGCTCTCCATCGGCGGGATTACTGAGGGGTTCAAGGCCGGTGCCAGGGATATGATGGGCGTCGCCCTGATCATCGCCTGCGCCCGTGCTATCCTGGTGGTCGCCAACGATGGCAAGATCCTCGATGTCATGCTCTATGCGCTGGGCGGCCTTATCTCGCATCTGCCGCGCGTGGTGGCGGCCCAGATGATGTTCGTCACCCAGGGCCTTATCAACTTTTTCGTTCACAGCGGCTCGGGACAAGCCGCCCTGACGATGCCGATCATGTCCCCCCTGGCGGACGTCATCGGCATCACCCGTCAGACCTCGGTGCTCGCCTTTGTCTTCGGCGAGGGCTGGATCAATCCGATCCTGCCCACCTCCGGGGTGACCATGGGCGTGCTCGGGCTGGCTGGCATCCCCTGGGAAAAATGGGCCCGGTGGCTGCTGCCTATCCAGATTTTCTTCTTCATTCTGGCGCTGCTGCTGCTGATACCGCCCGTCCTTTTACATTTTCAGTAAGCCCGGCCTCGGGCTGATCCCGTTCTCCGCCGCCTATTTGGACGACGGATTCGCGCTTTTCACTCATCCAACATTGGAGGTCGCCATGTCATCCCCTTCGCTACGAATCCTGCTGTGCGCGGTGCTGCTCCTGGGCTTTGCTGCAGCGAGCCACGCCGTGGTCAATCTCGAAAGCGGCAAGGTCGGCGTCCGCAT encodes:
- a CDS encoding TIGR00366 family protein — encoded protein: MATQPKYTFNTLFLIFAMVVAVAALTWIVPGGEYQRHEVGGKTLVIANTFTRVESHPQGLMALLTAPLKGFIEAAKIIGFCFIIGGIFTIIQNTGAITAGVNWMAWYFSHKPHMQKFFIPATMTLFSVAGTTFGMCEETMLFVPLFMMLAISLGYDSLVGTAIPFLGAAAGFAGAVINPFTLGIAQEIAQLSPLSGWEYRLFIWFLSTFFMIAFVMRYARKVKADPAISPVYEIDRQRGLHPETAPQHIRMERRHTLVLLAFALALAMLVFGVIRFGWGIVEMSGLFFGLGLVAGVLGRLSIGGITEGFKAGARDMMGVALIIACARAILVVANDGKILDVMLYALGGLISHLPRVVAAQMMFVTQGLINFFVHSGSGQAALTMPIMSPLADVIGITRQTSVLAFVFGEGWINPILPTSGVTMGVLGLAGIPWEKWARWLLPIQIFFFILALLLLIPPVLLHFQ